Proteins encoded together in one Planctomyces sp. SH-PL14 window:
- a CDS encoding DUF1559 domain-containing protein yields the protein MQARMRIRGLEQARAGFTLIELLVVIAIIAVLVAILLPAVQQAREAARRSQCQNNLRQMGLAVHNFHEAFGQIPNAGRDGDKRTGDFKCCNSRTRAGWAWSYWLMPYLDQINTFNLASEGNDPPPVLDGTAVNTDHNKVAAKGVPTYYCPTRRAPKLDSSSSYKNDYAANAGNEATDDGTQGIFIKTDIDTLTIEKIRDGASNTVMIAEKTLNPNSFGIDGGDNEKYINAGWDVDIIRFGGTGTKPYPPISDSKAPLSYTTPTPAVTIWPSTFGSSHAALNALFSDGAVRAVSFDIDGETFRRLCYSKDLLPVTVPE from the coding sequence ATGCAGGCACGTATGCGTATCCGCGGCCTCGAGCAGGCCCGGGCTGGTTTCACGTTGATTGAGCTGCTGGTCGTTATTGCCATTATCGCCGTCCTCGTTGCCATCCTGCTCCCCGCGGTCCAGCAGGCCCGCGAGGCCGCTCGCCGCAGCCAGTGCCAGAACAACCTCCGCCAGATGGGTCTGGCGGTCCACAACTTCCACGAAGCCTTCGGCCAGATCCCGAACGCCGGCCGCGATGGCGACAAGCGGACGGGCGACTTCAAGTGCTGCAACTCCCGGACGCGTGCCGGCTGGGCCTGGAGCTACTGGCTGATGCCGTATCTCGACCAGATCAACACCTTCAATCTGGCGAGTGAAGGGAATGATCCGCCGCCGGTGCTCGACGGGACGGCCGTGAACACCGACCACAACAAGGTCGCGGCCAAGGGCGTTCCGACCTACTACTGTCCGACCCGCCGGGCCCCCAAGCTCGACAGCTCGTCGTCGTACAAGAACGACTATGCCGCCAACGCCGGCAATGAGGCGACCGACGACGGAACGCAGGGGATCTTCATCAAGACCGACATCGACACCCTGACGATCGAGAAGATCCGCGACGGGGCGTCGAACACGGTCATGATCGCCGAGAAGACGCTCAACCCGAACTCGTTCGGGATCGATGGCGGCGACAATGAGAAGTACATCAACGCCGGCTGGGATGTGGACATCATCCGTTTCGGTGGTACGGGGACCAAGCCGTATCCTCCGATCTCGGACTCCAAGGCTCCGCTCTCCTACACGACCCCGACCCCCGCGGTCACGATCTGGCCGAGCACGTTCGGTTCGTCCCACGCGGCGCTGAACGCTCTCTTCTCCGATGGCGCGGTCCGGGCTGTCAGCTTCGATATCGACGGCGAGACGTTCCGTCGGCTGTGCTACTCCAAGGATCTCTTGCCCGTCACTGTTCCCGAGTAA
- a CDS encoding transposase: MLPAEVLERFVERCPAAVMVRAERLDEVFQRAAQRQYSRQLLFSQLVAIMSAVATRSQPSVHAAYLAAQDKLDISPQALYDKLRRLEPAVTAALVRETARDAARAIDALPGLRPPVLTGGLKTYDVYCVDGNHLTSTEHRLAELRTTREAALPGQTLALLDLRRGLITELVPGEDGHAQERSLVPELLERLRKGMVLVADRNFCTSRILFGIVQRSAFFVIRQHGSNLSWEREGKRRRIGRTATGMMFEQTLDLNDEGQTLPVRRLTIELDGPTNQGESEVHILTNLPAETVPPGEVVEAYRLRWTIEEAFQCLTDVLRCEVETLGYPRAALFSFAVAVVAWNTYAVVKGALKSVHGWETIEATLSDYHLMHDVLLTHCGLEIAVEASAWCWHQGLCPQGLAKELVRLAKRVKLSRYPKRKRGPKHPPPAKTGRRNDHLSTARLLEKRKRKRP, translated from the coding sequence ATGTTGCCAGCCGAAGTGTTGGAGCGTTTTGTCGAACGCTGTCCCGCCGCGGTCATGGTGCGGGCCGAGCGGCTGGATGAGGTCTTCCAGCGGGCCGCCCAGCGGCAATACAGCCGCCAGCTCCTGTTCTCGCAGCTCGTGGCGATCATGTCGGCTGTCGCCACCCGTTCGCAGCCGTCTGTCCATGCCGCCTATCTGGCGGCTCAGGACAAACTCGACATCTCACCCCAGGCCCTGTACGACAAACTTCGACGGCTTGAACCGGCCGTCACGGCCGCCCTGGTCCGCGAGACCGCCCGCGATGCCGCACGAGCCATCGATGCTCTGCCGGGCCTGCGGCCACCCGTGCTGACCGGGGGACTGAAGACGTACGACGTCTATTGTGTCGACGGGAATCACCTGACCAGCACGGAGCACCGGCTTGCCGAGTTGCGGACGACCCGCGAAGCGGCCCTCCCCGGACAGACGCTGGCCCTGCTGGACCTTCGTCGGGGGCTGATCACGGAACTTGTTCCCGGCGAGGATGGCCATGCCCAGGAACGCTCGCTCGTCCCGGAGCTGCTGGAGCGGTTGCGGAAGGGGATGGTGCTCGTCGCCGACCGGAACTTCTGCACGAGCCGGATCCTGTTCGGAATCGTGCAGCGTTCGGCCTTCTTTGTGATCCGTCAACATGGCTCGAACCTCTCCTGGGAGCGGGAGGGGAAGCGGCGGCGGATCGGCCGGACGGCGACGGGGATGATGTTCGAGCAGACTCTGGACCTGAACGATGAGGGCCAGACGCTGCCGGTCCGGCGGCTGACGATCGAACTGGACGGACCGACGAACCAAGGGGAGAGCGAAGTCCACATCCTGACGAATCTTCCGGCTGAAACGGTCCCGCCCGGCGAGGTGGTGGAGGCGTACCGCCTGCGGTGGACGATCGAAGAGGCGTTCCAGTGCCTGACGGACGTTCTGCGGTGCGAGGTGGAAACGCTGGGCTATCCGCGGGCGGCCCTGTTCTCGTTTGCCGTGGCGGTGGTGGCCTGGAACACGTATGCGGTGGTCAAGGGGGCACTGAAGTCGGTTCACGGCTGGGAGACGATCGAGGCGACGCTGTCCGACTATCACCTGATGCATGACGTGCTGCTGACGCACTGCGGCCTGGAGATCGCTGTGGAGGCTTCGGCGTGGTGCTGGCACCAGGGGTTGTGCCCCCAGGGGCTGGCGAAGGAGCTGGTTCGTCTGGCGAAGAGGGTGAAGTTGTCCCGGTATCCCAAGCGGAAGCGAGGTCCGAAACACCCGCCTCCCGCGAAAACAGGACGCCGCAACGATCACCTCTCGACCGCCAGACTCCTTGAGAAACGCAAACGCAAACGACCTTGA
- a CDS encoding DUF1592 domain-containing protein, which yields MRSCFAAALLAGFAVVPATARAQAPKPDPSAQLRYDQHVAPFLKKYCGDCHAGDSAEAGVAVDKLTEKLAKTRDRNLWKKIAVQLEGAIMPPSDSPQPKAEERDAVAAWIRNVALPVDCGRTVDAFPGRVTLRRLNRTEYNNTIRDLVGVDFQPADQFPTDDVGYGFDNIGDVLTIPPVLFERYLEAADEIAVRAIAAGDEESAPTHKFTAGALGSTDGEKGGEVDVSDNNQKFILRIKAYGDQAGPEPCKMGLLLNGKQGKVVNVTAKRSGPQTINEEVTLMKGKQKLAVKFLNDYYKPEDPDPKMKGDRNLHIVELTLIGPLGVLPDELPESHKRIIKKTPPPKATRPQMIAAAKANVEAFATKAFRRPVKPEEVARLMKFVESALGDKQNFEQAMRLAVTATLTSPSFLFKIEQDPLSQPVRPLNDYELATRLSYFIWSSCPDDELLSLAAANKLGTTEGLKQQVQRMLKDPRSKSLSENFAAQWLHLRLLDRASPDPKRFPSFDSSLREAMKTETTMFFDTIVREDRSIQEFLTADYTFVNGKLAGLYGIQNISGDQFQKVSLDTTQRGGLMGQASILTVTSNPTRTSPVKRGKWILENLLAAPPPPAPANVPPLEEPGRKEMNVKSLREQLEIHRSNPSCAACHKIMDPLGFGLENYDAIGAWRTKDRENAIDSSGELPGGKTFKGPAELRKVLVSQFSDFRRCLAEKLLTYALGRGLEYFDECSVSEIAAAAEKGGDKFSVLVTAIVQSDAFRKRARSAMPE from the coding sequence TTGCGTTCCTGCTTCGCCGCCGCGCTGCTCGCCGGATTCGCCGTCGTCCCCGCGACTGCCCGGGCCCAGGCCCCCAAGCCGGATCCCAGCGCGCAGCTCCGCTACGACCAGCACGTCGCGCCCTTCCTGAAGAAGTACTGCGGGGACTGCCACGCCGGCGACTCGGCCGAGGCGGGGGTCGCGGTCGACAAGCTGACCGAAAAGCTGGCGAAGACCCGCGACCGGAACCTCTGGAAGAAGATCGCAGTCCAGCTCGAAGGGGCGATCATGCCCCCGTCCGACTCGCCGCAGCCCAAGGCAGAGGAGCGGGACGCCGTGGCGGCCTGGATCCGCAACGTCGCCCTGCCGGTCGACTGCGGCCGGACGGTCGACGCGTTCCCCGGTCGGGTGACGCTCCGGCGGCTCAATCGGACCGAATACAACAACACGATCCGCGACCTTGTCGGTGTCGACTTCCAGCCGGCCGACCAGTTCCCGACCGACGACGTCGGCTACGGGTTCGATAACATCGGCGACGTGCTGACGATCCCGCCGGTGCTCTTCGAGCGATATTTGGAGGCGGCGGACGAGATCGCCGTGCGGGCCATCGCGGCGGGGGACGAGGAGTCCGCGCCGACGCACAAGTTCACCGCCGGAGCGCTCGGCTCGACCGACGGGGAAAAGGGAGGCGAAGTCGACGTCTCCGACAACAACCAGAAGTTCATCCTCCGGATCAAGGCCTATGGCGATCAGGCCGGGCCCGAGCCCTGCAAGATGGGCCTGCTGCTGAACGGGAAGCAGGGAAAGGTCGTCAACGTCACCGCCAAGCGGAGCGGCCCGCAGACCATCAACGAAGAAGTCACGTTGATGAAGGGGAAGCAGAAGCTGGCGGTCAAGTTCCTCAACGACTACTACAAGCCGGAAGATCCCGACCCCAAGATGAAGGGGGACCGGAACCTGCATATCGTCGAGCTGACCCTGATCGGGCCGCTCGGCGTCCTGCCGGATGAGCTGCCGGAATCGCACAAGCGGATCATCAAGAAGACCCCGCCCCCGAAGGCGACCCGCCCGCAGATGATCGCCGCCGCGAAAGCGAACGTGGAAGCATTCGCGACGAAGGCGTTCCGCCGCCCTGTCAAGCCGGAGGAAGTCGCCCGGCTGATGAAGTTCGTCGAGTCCGCCCTGGGGGACAAGCAGAACTTCGAGCAGGCGATGCGGCTGGCCGTCACCGCCACCCTCACGTCCCCGAGCTTCCTGTTCAAGATCGAGCAGGACCCGCTGAGCCAGCCGGTCCGTCCGCTGAACGACTACGAACTGGCGACGCGGCTTTCGTACTTCATCTGGAGCAGCTGTCCCGACGATGAGCTGCTCTCCCTGGCGGCGGCGAACAAGCTGGGGACGACCGAGGGCCTCAAGCAGCAGGTCCAGCGGATGCTGAAGGACCCGCGGTCGAAGTCGCTGTCGGAGAACTTTGCCGCGCAGTGGCTGCATCTGCGGCTGCTCGACCGGGCTTCGCCGGACCCGAAGCGGTTCCCGAGTTTTGACTCGAGCCTGCGGGAGGCGATGAAGACCGAGACGACGATGTTCTTCGACACGATCGTCCGGGAAGACCGGAGCATCCAGGAGTTCCTGACCGCCGACTACACCTTCGTGAACGGCAAGCTGGCCGGGCTGTACGGGATTCAGAACATCAGTGGCGACCAGTTCCAGAAGGTCTCGCTCGACACGACGCAGCGCGGCGGGCTGATGGGGCAGGCGAGCATCCTGACCGTCACCTCGAACCCGACCCGGACGTCACCGGTGAAACGCGGCAAGTGGATCCTCGAGAACCTGCTCGCCGCTCCGCCGCCGCCGGCTCCCGCCAACGTTCCGCCGCTCGAGGAGCCGGGCCGCAAGGAGATGAACGTGAAGTCGCTGCGGGAGCAGCTCGAGATCCATCGCTCGAACCCGTCTTGCGCGGCGTGTCACAAGATCATGGATCCGCTCGGCTTTGGCCTGGAGAACTATGACGCGATCGGCGCGTGGCGGACCAAGGATCGGGAGAACGCGATCGACTCCAGCGGGGAGCTTCCCGGGGGGAAGACGTTCAAAGGGCCGGCCGAGCTGCGCAAGGTCCTGGTGTCGCAGTTCAGCGACTTCCGGCGGTGCCTCGCGGAGAAGCTCCTGACTTACGCGCTGGGTCGCGGGCTGGAGTACTTTGACGAGTGCAGCGTTTCGGAGATCGCTGCCGCGGCTGAGAAGGGGGGAGACAAGTTCTCCGTCCTCGTGACCGCGATCGTCCAGAGCGACGCGTTCCGGAAGCGGGCCCGGAGTGCCATGCCGGAGTAG
- a CDS encoding 3-dehydroquinate synthase — MSFESSAFDVPFQVPFVHRLRVTRDVFGPDQQILAELLEPSAAGPARIQFWLDEQIATAQPQLKSRIRKFVSDHADRVVMPGNIQVVPGGEAVKNDIHLLEMMLKCINAADLDRRSYMVVIGGGAVLDAVGFAAAIAHRGIRLIRLPTTTLSQADSGVGVKNSVNLFQKKNWVGTFAVPWAVINDAVLLSTLPDRDFRCGFSEAVKVTLLKDAEGFEEVSRLATRIRQRDMTAAAPVILRSARLHLDHITRGGDPFEALEARPLDYGHWSAHKLEVMSNFELRHGEAVGIGVAVDTVYSSLVHGFPEADAQRVLECLTNLGLPVDHPVLHDTDVLFRGLEEFRQHLGGRLTLTMLPRIGQKIDVHEIDRAKMKEAIRRVRDAHRVSVG, encoded by the coding sequence ATGTCGTTCGAGTCCTCCGCCTTCGACGTCCCCTTCCAGGTCCCCTTCGTCCATCGCCTCCGGGTGACCCGCGACGTCTTCGGCCCCGACCAGCAGATCCTCGCCGAACTCCTCGAACCGAGCGCCGCCGGACCCGCCCGGATCCAGTTCTGGCTCGACGAACAGATCGCGACCGCCCAGCCCCAGCTCAAGTCCCGGATCCGCAAGTTCGTCAGCGATCACGCCGACCGGGTCGTCATGCCCGGCAACATCCAGGTCGTCCCCGGCGGCGAAGCGGTCAAGAACGACATCCACCTCCTGGAGATGATGCTCAAGTGCATCAACGCCGCCGACCTCGACCGGCGGAGCTACATGGTGGTCATCGGCGGCGGAGCAGTCCTTGACGCCGTCGGCTTCGCGGCGGCCATCGCCCACCGCGGCATCCGCCTCATCCGCCTCCCCACCACGACCCTGTCCCAGGCGGACTCGGGCGTCGGCGTCAAGAACAGCGTCAACCTGTTCCAGAAGAAGAACTGGGTCGGCACCTTCGCCGTGCCGTGGGCGGTGATCAACGACGCCGTCCTGCTCTCGACCCTTCCCGATCGGGACTTCCGCTGCGGATTCTCCGAAGCGGTCAAGGTGACATTGCTCAAGGACGCCGAGGGCTTCGAAGAGGTGAGCCGCCTCGCGACGCGCATCCGGCAGCGCGACATGACCGCGGCGGCGCCGGTCATCCTCCGCTCCGCCCGGCTCCATCTCGACCACATCACCCGCGGCGGTGACCCGTTCGAAGCGCTCGAGGCCCGGCCGCTCGACTACGGCCACTGGTCGGCCCACAAGCTGGAAGTGATGTCGAACTTCGAGCTGCGGCACGGCGAGGCGGTTGGGATCGGCGTGGCGGTCGACACCGTCTACTCGTCACTCGTCCACGGCTTCCCGGAGGCAGACGCGCAGCGGGTCCTGGAGTGCCTCACGAACCTGGGTCTGCCGGTCGACCATCCGGTCCTGCACGACACGGACGTTCTGTTCCGCGGCCTGGAAGAATTCCGGCAGCACCTGGGCGGTCGGCTGACGCTGACGATGCTGCCGCGGATCGGGCAGAAGATCGACGTCCACGAGATCGACCGGGCGAAGATGAAAGAGGCGATCCGCCGGGTGCGGGACGCTCATCGCGTCTCGGTCGGTTGA
- a CDS encoding preprotein translocase subunit SecA, producing MRWWSWLLGGSAGKNVPQSEQIWMTGRVRDEQVVARLKGAAPEARVILVVHFREDFDSLQDRLGRDRVDLEEIEPRSPDHFEDLVRSPGRYLVYSDALKPQGVASTRPVANAPLELLMVSRPMRHAVDEQILAFARELASPVHLQVFSSLDDLLVRAFSGDRVLELLKTLGMAEEEAIESAMVTRQIRKAQKAFEKECSVPADVRSLRDWIDRNDRLRPS from the coding sequence ATGCGCTGGTGGAGCTGGCTGCTGGGAGGGAGTGCCGGGAAGAACGTCCCGCAGTCCGAGCAGATCTGGATGACCGGACGGGTCCGGGACGAGCAGGTCGTCGCGCGGCTGAAGGGGGCGGCCCCCGAGGCCCGCGTCATCTTGGTCGTCCACTTTCGCGAGGACTTCGACTCCCTGCAGGATCGTCTCGGGCGGGATCGCGTCGACTTGGAGGAGATCGAGCCCCGCTCCCCGGACCACTTCGAAGACCTGGTCCGCAGCCCGGGGCGGTACCTCGTCTACTCGGACGCCCTGAAGCCGCAGGGAGTGGCCTCCACCCGTCCGGTGGCCAACGCGCCGCTGGAGCTGCTGATGGTGTCGCGGCCGATGCGACATGCGGTTGACGAGCAGATCCTGGCCTTCGCTCGCGAACTCGCCTCGCCGGTTCATCTGCAGGTCTTCAGCTCGCTGGACGACCTGCTGGTCCGGGCCTTCTCCGGCGATCGTGTCCTCGAGTTGCTCAAGACGCTCGGGATGGCGGAGGAGGAGGCGATCGAGAGCGCGATGGTGACGCGGCAGATCCGGAAGGCTCAGAAGGCGTTCGAGAAGGAGTGCTCCGTCCCCGCCGACGTCCGTTCGCTCCGGGACTGGATCGATCGGAACGATCGCCTTCGGCCGTCGTGA
- a CDS encoding lysophospholipid acyltransferase family protein yields the protein MKIRSRFLIRMATWCLRLVFLAIFATTRKKLVTPVPDISPFADTKGVNYLYCIWHDEIVGAIFSGPTTCCAALVSRHADGSYVSDIVEALGMKAVRGSSHHGGAAALRQMMDDAKSHHICIATDGPRGPRRVVKDGIVFLASQTGRSIIPYAFAASKMWRIPGKWTDLAIPRPFSTVYVVGSWPRTVPPNLSRDQLTVHRDSLQAEMDRVNAAAQRLAAGENVEMWPASAMPTETRRAA from the coding sequence GTGAAGATTCGCAGTCGATTCCTGATCCGCATGGCGACCTGGTGCCTGCGGCTGGTGTTCCTGGCTATCTTCGCCACGACCCGCAAGAAGCTCGTCACCCCGGTGCCGGACATCAGTCCGTTTGCCGACACGAAGGGTGTCAACTACCTCTACTGCATCTGGCACGACGAGATCGTCGGGGCCATCTTCAGCGGACCGACGACCTGCTGCGCAGCCCTCGTGAGCCGCCACGCCGACGGCTCCTACGTGTCCGACATCGTTGAAGCGCTCGGCATGAAGGCGGTCCGCGGCTCGAGCCACCACGGCGGGGCAGCCGCCCTGCGGCAGATGATGGACGATGCGAAGAGCCATCACATCTGCATCGCGACCGACGGCCCCCGCGGCCCGCGGCGGGTCGTGAAGGACGGGATCGTGTTTCTCGCCTCGCAGACCGGACGGTCGATCATTCCCTACGCGTTCGCCGCGTCGAAGATGTGGCGGATCCCCGGCAAGTGGACCGACCTCGCGATTCCGCGTCCCTTCAGCACCGTCTACGTCGTCGGAAGCTGGCCCCGCACCGTCCCGCCGAACCTGAGCCGCGACCAGCTGACGGTCCACCGCGACTCGCTCCAGGCCGAGATGGACCGCGTCAACGCCGCCGCTCAGAGGCTGGCGGCCGGCGAGAACGTCGAGATGTGGCCTGCCTCGGCGATGCCGACCGAGACCCGCCGCGCTGCCTGA
- the glgP gene encoding alpha-glucan family phosphorylase — protein MPIKKLSTQKTIHEKLSELARNLWWSWQPEVVSVFREIDPVSWSMLQHNPILLLKEYGPDELEIRAREEVLHARIHEAYRRWREYMTSDDTWASTHTGVLGHRPAAYFSAEFGLHESLRIYSGGLGLLAGDHLKSASDLGVPLVAVGLFYYEGYFSQTISPEGWQQEAYNLAQPQDLPISETLAPDGSKLLISVPTRSGPIFARVWTVNVGRIPLYLLDSNVPENKEEDRRLTARLYGGDQRTRIRQEMLLGIGGVKALDALGIHPRVFHMNEGHSAFASLELIRMRVRNDGLDFSAALREVAAMGVFTTHTPVEAGHDRFDGGLIGEHLGPTADELGLNHDGIMGMGRVDPHNHGEPFCMTVLAFKTSRRANAVSNLHGVVSRRMWRNLWPWRSEEEIPIGHITNGVHVNTWLAPQMRVLYDRVLPLNWHVKSGTPEVWAGIESLSAGEIWETHEALKNRLINHARLRLVRQAERHKATAKEIAKLQQILDPQHLLIGFARRFAPYKRADLILRDLEQLAQIIADAEQPVQFVFAGKAHPADNHGKEILKRIHNLAHDARFAGRVVFLEDYDINLARHLVQGVDVWLNNPRRPLEASGTSGQKVVLNGGLNLSVLDGWWAEAFDGRNGFGIGNGLIHVNSEIQDERDAESLMTVLQKDVIPMYYRRDQDGLPLEWIARMKRAVRTLGWRFNADRMVMDYVQQTYVPAAGSTSSAMMVMP, from the coding sequence ATGCCCATCAAGAAGCTCAGCACGCAGAAGACGATCCACGAAAAGCTCTCCGAACTCGCCCGCAATCTGTGGTGGAGCTGGCAACCGGAGGTCGTCTCGGTCTTCCGCGAAATCGACCCCGTCAGCTGGTCGATGCTGCAGCACAACCCGATCCTGCTCCTGAAGGAGTACGGTCCCGACGAGCTCGAGATCCGCGCCCGCGAAGAAGTCCTCCACGCCCGCATCCACGAGGCGTACCGCCGCTGGCGGGAGTACATGACCTCGGACGATACGTGGGCCTCGACCCACACCGGCGTCCTCGGGCACCGGCCGGCCGCCTACTTCTCGGCCGAGTTCGGTCTCCACGAATCGCTGCGGATCTACTCCGGCGGCCTCGGTCTCCTGGCGGGGGACCATCTCAAGAGCGCTTCGGACCTCGGCGTGCCGCTCGTCGCCGTCGGCCTCTTCTACTACGAAGGCTACTTCAGCCAGACGATCAGCCCCGAAGGCTGGCAGCAGGAGGCCTACAACCTCGCGCAGCCCCAGGACCTGCCGATCTCCGAGACCCTCGCTCCCGACGGATCGAAACTCCTGATCTCGGTCCCGACCCGCAGCGGACCGATCTTCGCCCGCGTCTGGACGGTCAACGTCGGACGGATTCCGCTGTACCTCCTCGACTCGAACGTCCCCGAGAACAAGGAAGAGGATCGCCGCCTGACTGCCCGCCTGTACGGCGGCGACCAGCGGACCCGCATCCGCCAGGAGATGCTCCTCGGGATCGGCGGGGTCAAGGCGCTCGACGCCCTCGGGATCCATCCCCGCGTGTTCCACATGAACGAAGGGCACTCCGCCTTCGCATCGCTGGAACTGATTCGCATGCGGGTCCGGAACGACGGCCTCGACTTCTCCGCCGCCCTCCGCGAAGTCGCGGCGATGGGAGTCTTCACGACCCACACTCCCGTCGAAGCCGGACACGACCGCTTCGACGGCGGCCTGATCGGCGAACACCTCGGGCCGACCGCCGATGAGCTCGGACTCAATCACGACGGCATCATGGGGATGGGGCGGGTCGATCCCCACAACCACGGCGAGCCGTTCTGCATGACCGTCCTGGCGTTCAAGACGTCGCGGCGGGCGAACGCGGTCTCGAACCTCCACGGCGTCGTCAGCCGCCGGATGTGGCGGAACCTCTGGCCGTGGCGGAGCGAAGAAGAGATTCCGATCGGCCACATCACGAACGGCGTCCACGTCAACACGTGGCTCGCCCCGCAGATGCGGGTCCTGTACGACCGCGTCCTGCCCCTGAACTGGCACGTCAAGAGCGGGACCCCGGAGGTCTGGGCCGGGATCGAATCCCTCTCGGCCGGGGAAATCTGGGAGACCCACGAGGCGCTCAAGAACCGCCTGATCAACCACGCCCGGCTGCGGCTCGTCCGGCAGGCGGAGCGGCACAAGGCGACCGCCAAAGAGATCGCCAAGCTCCAGCAGATCCTCGATCCGCAGCATCTCCTGATCGGCTTCGCCCGGCGGTTCGCCCCCTACAAGCGGGCCGACCTGATCCTGCGGGACCTCGAGCAACTCGCGCAGATCATCGCCGACGCCGAGCAGCCGGTGCAGTTCGTCTTCGCGGGGAAAGCCCACCCGGCCGACAACCACGGCAAGGAGATCCTGAAGCGGATCCACAACCTGGCGCACGACGCCCGTTTTGCCGGCCGCGTCGTGTTCCTCGAGGACTACGACATCAACCTCGCCCGGCACCTCGTCCAGGGGGTCGACGTGTGGCTCAACAACCCGCGGCGTCCGCTGGAAGCCTCGGGAACCAGCGGCCAGAAGGTGGTCCTCAACGGGGGCCTCAACCTGTCGGTCCTCGACGGCTGGTGGGCGGAGGCGTTCGACGGCCGCAACGGGTTCGGGATCGGCAACGGCCTGATCCACGTCAACTCCGAGATCCAGGACGAGCGGGACGCCGAGTCGCTCATGACGGTCCTGCAGAAGGACGTGATCCCGATGTACTACCGCCGCGACCAGGACGGCCTGCCGCTGGAATGGATCGCCCGGATGAAGCGCGCCGTCCGGACGCTCGGCTGGCGGTTCAACGCCGACCGGATGGTCATGGACTACGTTCAGCAGACCTATGTGCCGGCCGCCGGCAGCACGTCGAGCGCGATGATGGTGATGCCCTAG
- a CDS encoding ATP-binding protein: MSSSPGRRVLASWSSGKDSAWMLHVLRQDPEVEVVGLVTTFAEATDRVAMHGVPRSLVERQATAAGLPLRSVFLPWPCPNAEYEARMSKLFREAVADGVTHIAFGDLFLEEIRDYRIGQLAGTGLEPLFPIWCGPEGTADLARRMIEGGLRATLTCVDSRQLDPAFVGRPFDANLLRDLPPTVDPCGERGEFHTFCWSGPHQANPVPLALRTGAVTERDGFVFAEPILAD, from the coding sequence GTGAGTTCTTCGCCCGGCCGGCGGGTGCTTGCCTCGTGGAGCAGCGGCAAGGACAGCGCGTGGATGCTGCACGTCCTCCGGCAGGATCCGGAGGTCGAAGTCGTGGGGCTGGTCACGACGTTCGCGGAGGCGACGGACCGGGTCGCGATGCACGGCGTGCCGCGATCGCTCGTCGAACGGCAGGCGACCGCCGCGGGATTGCCGCTGCGTTCCGTGTTTCTCCCGTGGCCCTGTCCCAATGCAGAGTACGAGGCGCGGATGTCGAAGCTGTTCCGGGAGGCGGTGGCCGACGGCGTGACGCACATTGCCTTCGGGGACCTGTTCCTCGAGGAAATCCGCGACTACCGAATCGGCCAGCTCGCCGGGACGGGGCTGGAGCCGCTTTTTCCGATCTGGTGCGGCCCGGAGGGGACGGCGGATCTGGCGCGGCGGATGATCGAGGGCGGCCTTCGGGCGACGCTGACGTGCGTGGACTCCCGGCAGCTCGATCCGGCGTTCGTCGGGCGGCCGTTCGACGCCAATCTGCTCCGCGACCTGCCGCCGACGGTCGATCCCTGCGGCGAGCGGGGAGAGTTTCACACGTTCTGCTGGTCCGGCCCGCATCAGGCCAACCCGGTCCCGCTGGCGCTCCGGACGGGAGCGGTGACCGAGCGGGATGGCTTCGTCTTTGCCGAGCCGATCCTCGCCGACTGA